The following are from one region of the Edaphobacter acidisoli genome:
- a CDS encoding CPBP family glutamic-type intramembrane protease: MTADAISARRLAFIELAVGYLLILIVIWAPRTTQRPFYIAAVLWIALVMLYSRESATKLGFDIPPRRSLWIIPAALGLAAAAVAVAAALHTLNLPSTPALFIQRYWGYAIWACVQQFLLQDFFLLRLTRTLPTKAAAAVAAALLFSLAHIPNPILVPITLLWGLATCLLFLRYRNLYSIAIAHAILGITVALTIPGPVDHNMRVGLGYLTYHHHHLSQNPHTVSTNACVTAEAPTLRSARHALP, encoded by the coding sequence ATGACAGCGGATGCCATCTCCGCCCGCAGACTTGCCTTCATCGAATTAGCCGTCGGCTATCTACTCATCCTCATCGTCATCTGGGCACCGCGCACAACCCAGCGTCCCTTCTACATCGCAGCTGTCCTCTGGATTGCCCTCGTCATGCTCTACTCGCGCGAAAGCGCGACAAAGCTGGGCTTTGATATTCCGCCACGCCGCTCACTCTGGATCATTCCCGCAGCGCTCGGGCTCGCCGCCGCAGCCGTCGCAGTTGCTGCTGCTCTCCACACGCTCAACCTTCCATCTACACCCGCGCTCTTCATCCAGCGCTATTGGGGATATGCCATCTGGGCCTGCGTCCAGCAATTTCTGCTACAGGATTTCTTTCTCCTGCGCCTCACACGCACGCTTCCCACCAAAGCCGCCGCAGCCGTCGCAGCCGCGTTGCTCTTCTCACTCGCTCACATCCCCAACCCAATCCTCGTACCCATAACCCTGCTATGGGGACTCGCGACCTGCCTGCTCTTCCTTCGCTACCGCAACCTCTACTCCATCGCGATAGCGCACGCGATCCTGGGCATCACCGTAGCACTCACAATCCCCGGCCCCGTAGATCACAACATGCGCGTCGGCCTCGGCTACCTCACCTACCACCATCATCACCTCAGCCAGAACCCCCACACTGTATCCACCAATGCATGTGTCACCGCCGAAGCTCCAACCCTTCGCTCCGCTCGCCACGCCCTGCCATAA
- a CDS encoding CPBP family intramembrane glutamic endopeptidase, translating into MANGVMVSPAMVVAAVLLLAPFFFAAFCSRRWARLGEGWAVWARLVVPAILSVAYVLVASSAGMFQWSWFALYAVLPVLVTVALWLAARMDAVQRGTWLDFAVLAALGLAVDLRWFEPAWPARMAVFNKMLLLDAGLYGFLAVRRLDGVGFDLRLRWRDVRVGLREWVFYLPIAVGLGLWLGFLHWHGFAIGWRQLGKLPMAAVFTFLFVAVPEEVFFRGWLQNLLERKMGRSYALILTAVLFGLSHFNKRTAHFNWRYVLLAAIAGIFYGRAWRAERRVGASAVTHALVDTVWGFWLR; encoded by the coding sequence ATGGCTAATGGGGTGATGGTCAGTCCGGCGATGGTGGTGGCGGCGGTTTTGCTGCTCGCGCCGTTTTTCTTTGCGGCGTTCTGTTCGCGGCGGTGGGCGCGGCTGGGTGAGGGATGGGCTGTCTGGGCGCGATTGGTTGTGCCTGCGATTTTGAGCGTGGCCTATGTGCTGGTGGCCTCTTCGGCGGGCATGTTTCAGTGGAGTTGGTTTGCTTTGTATGCTGTGCTGCCTGTGCTGGTGACAGTGGCGCTTTGGCTGGCTGCGCGGATGGACGCGGTGCAACGTGGAACCTGGTTGGATTTTGCGGTGCTTGCCGCGTTGGGGCTGGCGGTGGATTTGCGTTGGTTTGAGCCCGCGTGGCCTGCGCGGATGGCTGTGTTCAACAAGATGCTGCTACTGGATGCGGGGCTTTACGGGTTTCTGGCGGTGCGGCGGCTGGATGGGGTTGGATTTGATTTGCGGCTGCGTTGGCGCGATGTGCGCGTGGGTTTACGGGAGTGGGTCTTTTATCTGCCGATTGCTGTTGGGTTGGGACTGTGGTTGGGGTTTCTGCACTGGCATGGCTTTGCGATTGGATGGCGGCAGTTGGGGAAGTTGCCGATGGCTGCGGTGTTTACGTTTCTGTTTGTGGCCGTGCCGGAAGAGGTTTTCTTCCGTGGATGGCTGCAGAACTTGCTGGAACGAAAGATGGGGAGAAGTTACGCGCTGATTCTAACGGCGGTGCTGTTTGGGCTTTCGCATTTCAATAAACGCACGGCGCACTTCAATTGGCGGTATGTTCTGCTGGCAGCGATTGCGGGAATTTTTTATGGCAGGGCGTGGCGAGCGGAGCGAAGGGTTGGAGCTTCGGCGGTGACACATGCATTGGTGGATACAGTGTGGGGGTTCTGGCTGAGGTGA
- a CDS encoding deoxyribonuclease IV, with amino-acid sequence MAGTKKRIGVHVGTAGGVWTAIDRAVEAGANACQIFSASPRMWKAAPVKAADAAKMMELRKKHDVGPVAVHASYLINVCSQAESVRANSITAFRGEVERAMALGAEYLVLHPGSWKGLTREEGLRLAAESIEKAIAGIDFSKTINPGKEFRILIENTAGAEFSLGGKLEQVAELVETLKAHAPVAVCLDTCHVHVAGYDIVSEDGYIETMKLVESTVGFDAVKVWHCNDAKAAMGSKLDRHEHIGEGTIGAEAFRRLLHDERFAHAAFLAETPVDAPGDEARNVGVLRTLAAG; translated from the coding sequence ATGGCTGGAACGAAGAAGCGGATTGGTGTCCATGTAGGCACGGCGGGCGGTGTCTGGACTGCGATTGATCGTGCCGTGGAGGCGGGTGCGAATGCGTGCCAGATATTTTCGGCAAGTCCGAGGATGTGGAAGGCTGCTCCGGTGAAAGCTGCGGATGCGGCGAAGATGATGGAGTTGAGGAAGAAGCATGATGTGGGGCCGGTGGCTGTTCATGCGAGCTATTTAATTAATGTTTGCAGCCAGGCGGAGAGTGTGCGGGCAAATTCGATTACGGCGTTTCGCGGTGAGGTGGAGCGGGCGATGGCGCTGGGGGCGGAGTATCTGGTGCTGCATCCGGGGAGCTGGAAGGGATTGACGCGTGAGGAGGGGCTGCGGCTGGCGGCGGAGTCGATTGAGAAGGCGATCGCCGGGATCGATTTTTCGAAGACGATCAATCCTGGGAAAGAGTTCAGGATTCTGATTGAGAACACGGCGGGCGCGGAGTTTTCGCTGGGAGGAAAGCTGGAGCAAGTAGCCGAGCTGGTGGAGACGCTGAAAGCGCATGCTCCCGTGGCGGTGTGTCTGGATACGTGCCACGTGCATGTGGCGGGGTACGACATTGTTTCGGAGGATGGCTACATTGAGACGATGAAACTGGTGGAGTCTACAGTGGGGTTTGACGCAGTGAAGGTGTGGCACTGCAATGATGCGAAGGCGGCGATGGGGTCGAAGCTGGATCGGCACGAGCATATTGGCGAGGGGACGATTGGTGCGGAGGCGTTTCGGCGACTGCTGCACGATGAGCGGTTTGCCCATGCGGCGTTTCTCGCGGAGACGCCGGTGGATGCTCCGGGTGACGAGGCGAGGAATGTGGGAGTGCTGCGAACGCTGGCGGCGGGTTGA
- a CDS encoding DUF6526 family protein: MPQEQNLKNHHRFDPLMHFFVFPVTLLNFIFSIVIAARHWSQHSHLAIWWIILSAALAVLATKCRINDLKLQDRIIRLEERLRLQALLGPAESAHINELTTPQLIALRFASDQEIPALVNKTLTQNLCPKSIKESITNWRGDYHRV, from the coding sequence ATGCCCCAGGAACAGAACCTCAAAAACCATCATCGCTTCGACCCGCTCATGCACTTCTTTGTCTTTCCTGTCACGCTGCTCAACTTTATATTCTCCATCGTGATCGCAGCACGCCACTGGTCACAACACTCTCATCTCGCCATCTGGTGGATCATTCTCTCAGCCGCCCTCGCCGTCCTCGCGACAAAATGCCGCATCAACGACCTCAAATTGCAGGACCGCATTATCCGGCTCGAAGAGCGCCTGCGCCTGCAAGCCCTTCTTGGCCCAGCTGAATCAGCTCATATCAACGAGCTCACTACCCCACAACTCATCGCCCTGCGCTTCGCCTCAGATCAGGAGATCCCAGCACTGGTCAACAAAACCCTCACTCAGAATCTCTGCCCCAAATCCATCAAAGAGAGCATCACCAACTGGCGCGGAGACTACCACCGCGTCTAA
- a CDS encoding NAD(P)-dependent oxidoreductase, producing MNVVVYGATGNAGSRIVKELVARGHKVTGVARKVDSLKGQPGVTAKADDLSNVDAIAAVIKGADAVVTAYQPPADNTDALIDVTKREVAAVKKAGVPRLLMVGGAGLLEVAPGVTLIKSGHLPAQWMPIATSHEKALDVLRGSDINWTYLSPAAFFEPGERTGKFRLGTKELISNEKGESRISMEDYAIALADELERPRHERGSFSVGWA from the coding sequence ATGAACGTTGTGGTGTATGGTGCGACTGGGAATGCGGGCAGCAGGATTGTGAAGGAGTTGGTTGCGCGCGGACATAAGGTGACTGGCGTGGCGCGGAAGGTGGATTCGCTGAAGGGGCAGCCGGGAGTGACGGCGAAGGCGGACGATCTCTCGAATGTGGATGCGATTGCCGCGGTGATTAAAGGTGCAGATGCGGTGGTGACGGCGTATCAGCCACCTGCTGACAACACGGATGCTTTGATTGATGTGACGAAGCGTGAGGTTGCAGCGGTGAAGAAGGCTGGCGTGCCGAGATTGTTGATGGTTGGCGGTGCCGGGTTGCTGGAGGTGGCTCCTGGGGTGACGCTGATCAAGTCTGGACATCTGCCGGCGCAGTGGATGCCGATTGCGACCTCTCATGAGAAGGCTCTGGACGTGCTGCGCGGTTCAGATATTAACTGGACGTATCTGAGTCCGGCAGCGTTTTTTGAGCCGGGAGAGCGGACAGGGAAGTTTCGACTGGGAACGAAAGAGTTGATCTCGAACGAAAAGGGTGAGAGCAGGATTTCAATGGAGGACTATGCGATTGCCCTTGCGGATGAGCTTGAGAGGCCGCGGCATGAGCGGGGTTCGTTTTCGGTGGGGTGGGCATAG
- a CDS encoding diflavin oxidoreductase: protein MSEVLEQETKATEAHAAKYTRNNPYISTVLYNELLTAAGSEKETRHIELSLEEGMTYTPGDAVGIVPDNREELVQATLAVLGFKGDERVLDHYKVEISLEEALRTRLGIGKLARGSLNQFAKLAPENEKLKAVTGPEHKAQAEEYCWGREFIDLAADFPGVVTDPQQLFHVLQRLTPRMYSIASSQALHKDNVQTTVRVIRYESHGRQRQGVASGQLGDRSLKGTTMPIFLHSNNNFRLPADTNVPVIMIGPGTGIAPFRAFLEERQATGQKGDNWLFFGEQREALDFLYKEQFAAMKKDGVLTHLDTAFSRDQTKKVYVQDRMREKSTELYKWLQRGAYFYVCGDASRMAKDVEAALLDVIAKGSNGTLDFAAEYLSAMKKQKRYQRDVY, encoded by the coding sequence ATGAGCGAGGTTTTGGAGCAGGAGACGAAGGCTACAGAGGCACATGCGGCGAAGTACACGAGGAACAACCCTTATATTTCGACCGTTTTGTATAACGAGCTGTTGACGGCGGCGGGGTCGGAAAAAGAGACGCGGCACATTGAGCTGTCGCTTGAAGAAGGCATGACCTATACCCCGGGCGATGCGGTGGGCATCGTTCCGGATAACCGCGAAGAGTTGGTGCAGGCGACGCTGGCGGTGCTCGGTTTCAAGGGCGATGAGCGCGTGCTGGACCACTACAAGGTAGAGATTTCGCTGGAAGAGGCGCTGCGGACGCGGTTGGGCATTGGCAAGCTGGCGCGCGGCAGCCTGAACCAGTTTGCGAAGCTGGCTCCGGAGAACGAGAAGCTGAAGGCAGTGACCGGGCCGGAGCACAAGGCGCAGGCAGAGGAGTATTGCTGGGGTCGCGAGTTTATCGACCTGGCGGCGGATTTTCCTGGTGTCGTGACTGATCCGCAGCAGCTCTTTCATGTGCTGCAACGGCTGACTCCGAGGATGTACTCGATTGCTTCAAGCCAGGCGTTGCATAAGGACAATGTGCAGACGACGGTGAGGGTGATTCGGTATGAATCGCATGGGCGGCAGCGGCAGGGCGTGGCCAGCGGACAGTTGGGCGACCGCTCGCTGAAGGGCACGACGATGCCGATCTTTCTGCACTCGAATAACAATTTCCGTTTGCCTGCAGATACGAATGTTCCGGTGATTATGATTGGGCCGGGCACGGGGATTGCACCGTTCCGCGCGTTTCTGGAAGAGCGGCAGGCGACCGGGCAGAAGGGCGATAACTGGTTGTTCTTCGGCGAGCAGCGTGAGGCGCTGGATTTTCTATACAAAGAGCAGTTTGCCGCCATGAAGAAGGATGGCGTGCTGACGCACCTTGACACGGCGTTTTCGCGTGATCAGACGAAGAAGGTCTACGTGCAGGACCGGATGCGGGAGAAGTCAACTGAACTGTATAAGTGGTTGCAGCGTGGAGCTTACTTCTATGTGTGCGGCGATGCGAGCCGCATGGCGAAGGACGTGGAGGCTGCGTTGCTGGATGTGATTGCGAAGGGGTCGAACGGCACGCTGGATTTTGCCGCGGAGTACCTTTCGGCGATGAAGAAGCAGAAGCGGTATCAGCGCGACGTTTACTAG
- a CDS encoding TonB-dependent receptor translates to MRKFALLCLLYLFCGSAAHAAIFSQLRGIVHDPEHRPIAGAHIELRSANSAYTQSAISGADGSFTILSIPLGDYTITITQPGFDTRTQPITLVSGTSPILHFELHLTTVQQSVNVNTAPVNTDTVTPTTLISRQQIAETPGAALTNSLAMITDYVPGAYITHDMLHMRGGHQVSWLIDGVQIPNTNIASNLGAQIDPSDIDYIEVQRGSYAAGLGDRTYGMFNVVPRNGFERDHQAELRLTAGSFLQSEAKLSLGNHSEKSAWYFSLNGNRSDYGLAPPISQVHHDATNGYGAFASFINNRTPKDQFRLVAQYRGDYFQIPYDPNPLSFENQQYDSSGLRDGQHEQDALAAFSWIHTFNSSTVLQLSPFYHFNLANYDSNPNDTPIATTAHRTSNYAGAQTSITTTIARNTIEAGLYSFGQHDSNRFGAIFNDGSGTPPFTTPSSASGGLIEEYVSDNFKATPWLTLIGGVRQSHFQGGFTEDATSPRIGAAILVPKLNWVFRGFYGRFYQPPPLVTASGPLVQYAQDNNTTFVPLHGERDEEHQFGVQIPLRGWLLDADTFKTRVNNFLDHSNLGDSSIYFPVTINGALVRAWELSLRSPQLWHHAQAHLAYSNQIAEQRGAITGGLICTPVSSPQCDASFDYEPVDHDQRNTLNVGLTTTLPMHTFASTNVYYGSGFVNGNPDPSTPYTSNYLPQHTTVDLALGKTFSENLSISVTATNIANRRVLLDNSLTFGGFHYNDPRQIYGELRYRFKY, encoded by the coding sequence ATGCGCAAATTTGCTCTACTTTGCCTTCTCTATCTCTTCTGCGGCTCCGCTGCCCACGCAGCGATCTTCAGTCAGCTCCGAGGAATCGTGCACGATCCCGAGCACCGCCCCATCGCCGGCGCACACATCGAGCTTCGCTCCGCCAACTCCGCCTACACCCAATCCGCTATCTCCGGTGCCGACGGCTCCTTCACCATCCTCTCCATCCCACTTGGCGACTACACCATCACCATCACGCAGCCCGGCTTCGACACGCGCACGCAGCCCATTACACTCGTCTCCGGTACCTCGCCCATCCTGCATTTCGAGCTGCACCTCACCACAGTCCAGCAGTCCGTCAACGTCAACACCGCACCGGTCAACACCGACACCGTCACCCCAACCACCCTCATCAGCCGCCAGCAAATCGCCGAGACCCCCGGCGCAGCGCTCACCAACTCGCTCGCCATGATCACCGACTACGTCCCCGGCGCCTACATCACCCACGACATGCTCCACATGCGCGGCGGCCACCAGGTCAGTTGGCTCATCGACGGCGTCCAGATCCCTAACACCAACATCGCCTCCAACCTCGGCGCGCAGATCGATCCCAGCGACATCGACTACATCGAAGTTCAACGCGGCAGCTACGCCGCCGGTCTCGGCGACCGCACCTACGGCATGTTCAACGTCGTCCCGCGCAACGGCTTCGAGCGCGACCACCAGGCCGAGCTGCGCCTCACCGCAGGCAGCTTCCTCCAAAGCGAAGCCAAGCTCTCGCTCGGCAATCACAGCGAAAAATCCGCGTGGTACTTCAGCCTCAACGGCAACCGCAGCGACTACGGCCTCGCCCCACCCATCTCGCAAGTCCACCACGACGCCACCAACGGCTACGGAGCCTTCGCGTCCTTCATCAACAACCGCACACCCAAAGACCAGTTCCGACTCGTCGCACAGTATCGCGGCGACTACTTCCAGATCCCCTACGACCCCAACCCGCTTAGCTTCGAAAACCAGCAATACGACTCCAGCGGCCTCCGCGACGGCCAGCACGAACAGGATGCGCTCGCAGCCTTCTCCTGGATCCACACCTTCAACTCCAGCACGGTCCTGCAGCTATCGCCCTTCTACCACTTCAATCTCGCCAACTACGACTCCAACCCCAACGACACCCCCATCGCCACTACCGCGCACCGCACCTCCAACTACGCCGGCGCACAAACCTCCATCACCACCACCATCGCGCGCAACACCATCGAAGCCGGCCTCTACTCCTTCGGTCAACACGACTCCAACCGCTTCGGCGCCATCTTCAACGACGGTTCCGGCACACCCCCATTCACCACCCCCAGCAGCGCCAGCGGCGGCCTCATCGAGGAGTACGTCTCCGACAACTTCAAAGCCACGCCCTGGCTCACGCTCATCGGCGGCGTGCGCCAGTCGCACTTCCAGGGCGGCTTCACAGAAGACGCCACCAGTCCACGCATCGGCGCAGCCATCCTCGTCCCCAAACTCAACTGGGTCTTCCGCGGATTCTACGGCCGCTTCTACCAGCCCCCACCACTCGTCACCGCCAGCGGCCCGCTCGTGCAATACGCGCAGGACAATAACACCACCTTCGTCCCACTCCACGGCGAGCGCGACGAAGAGCACCAGTTCGGCGTGCAAATCCCTCTTCGCGGCTGGCTCCTCGACGCCGACACCTTCAAAACCCGCGTCAACAACTTCCTCGACCACTCCAACCTCGGCGACTCCAGCATCTACTTCCCCGTCACCATCAACGGCGCGCTCGTCCGCGCCTGGGAACTCAGCCTCCGCTCGCCACAACTCTGGCATCACGCACAAGCACACCTCGCCTACTCCAATCAGATCGCCGAGCAGCGCGGAGCCATCACCGGAGGCCTCATCTGCACACCCGTCTCCTCACCCCAATGCGACGCCAGCTTCGACTACGAGCCCGTCGACCACGACCAGCGCAACACGCTCAACGTCGGCCTCACCACCACGCTGCCCATGCACACCTTTGCCTCAACCAATGTCTACTACGGTTCAGGCTTCGTGAATGGCAACCCCGATCCATCCACACCATATACGAGCAACTACCTGCCGCAACACACAACGGTAGACCTCGCGCTAGGCAAAACCTTCAGCGAAAACCTCTCCATCTCCGTCACGGCAACCAACATCGCCAACCGCCGCGTATTGCTCGACAACAGCCTCACCTTCGGCGGCTTCCACTACAACGACCCACGCCAGATCTACGGCGAACTCCGCTACCGCTTTAAATATTGA
- a CDS encoding ABC transporter permease has protein sequence MKLLVRLRPIAFIALLLILWQIAIDLHPIHILPSPWQTAGGILYLIQHKLLLKYIAASLFRVTWGFTLASILAIPLGLIIGWYRRAEMAFNPIIQILRPISPLAWIPIAILWFGVGDSAAIFLIFLGCFFPLMLTAINAVQSVPEVYVNAGRNFGLSPSELVYRVLYPAVVPQLIVGLRITLGIAWLVVVAAEMIAVDSGLGFLIVDARNAGNRYDLVVAGMVIIGIIGLLLDLAMRSLEQVKSFRWGYAQD, from the coding sequence TTGAAACTGCTCGTCCGGCTCAGGCCGATTGCATTCATCGCCCTTCTGCTCATCCTCTGGCAGATAGCGATCGACCTGCATCCCATCCATATCCTCCCCAGCCCGTGGCAGACCGCGGGAGGCATCCTCTATCTCATCCAGCACAAGCTGCTGCTCAAATACATCGCCGCCTCGCTCTTCCGCGTCACCTGGGGATTCACCCTCGCCTCCATCCTCGCCATCCCACTCGGCCTCATCATCGGCTGGTATCGCCGCGCCGAGATGGCCTTCAACCCCATCATCCAGATCCTCCGCCCCATCTCTCCGCTCGCCTGGATTCCCATCGCCATCCTCTGGTTCGGCGTCGGCGACTCAGCCGCAATCTTCCTCATCTTTCTCGGCTGCTTCTTCCCCCTGATGCTCACCGCCATCAACGCCGTACAAAGCGTCCCCGAAGTCTACGTCAACGCAGGCCGCAACTTTGGCCTTAGCCCATCGGAACTCGTCTATCGCGTCCTCTATCCTGCCGTCGTTCCGCAACTGATCGTCGGCCTCCGCATCACGCTCGGCATTGCCTGGCTCGTCGTTGTCGCAGCCGAAATGATCGCCGTCGACTCCGGCCTCGGCTTTCTCATCGTCGACGCCCGCAACGCCGGCAACCGCTACGATCTCGTCGTCGCCGGCATGGTCATCATCGGCATCATCGGCCTTCTGCTCGACCTCGCCATGCGCTCACTCGAACAAGTCAAATCCTTCCGCTGGGGTTACGCTCAGGACTAA
- a CDS encoding ABC transporter ATP-binding protein has product MSSTMPIAATANSPAQAAPVKLSVDHVNMTFNRDGKTTPVLEDINLQVHEGEFICLLGPSGCGKSTLLNTMAGFLSPTSGAIRIDGEPVTGPDPRRIFVFQERGVFPWLTVEGNIGFGLFKLPEAERKQRIAHYIKMVGLGGFEQSYPNELSGGMKQRLEVARALAVNPDMLFLDEPFGALDSITRLIMRGELLRIWQAERKTIIFVTHDIDEAVQLADRVVVLNQRPASIQQIVNIDIPHPRDLSSPRYLELRDGIFHQIGLAHHV; this is encoded by the coding sequence ATGTCATCCACCATGCCCATCGCCGCAACCGCCAACTCGCCCGCTCAGGCCGCACCCGTCAAGCTCAGCGTCGACCACGTCAACATGACGTTCAACCGCGACGGCAAAACCACGCCTGTCCTCGAAGACATCAATCTCCAGGTACACGAAGGCGAATTCATCTGCCTGCTCGGGCCCTCAGGCTGCGGCAAATCGACACTGTTGAACACCATGGCCGGCTTTCTCTCTCCGACCAGCGGCGCCATCCGCATCGACGGCGAGCCCGTCACCGGCCCCGACCCGCGCCGCATCTTCGTCTTTCAGGAACGCGGCGTCTTCCCATGGCTCACCGTCGAAGGCAACATCGGCTTCGGCCTCTTCAAGCTCCCCGAAGCCGAGCGCAAACAACGCATCGCCCACTACATCAAGATGGTCGGCCTCGGCGGTTTCGAGCAGTCCTACCCCAACGAGCTCTCCGGCGGCATGAAACAACGCCTCGAAGTTGCCCGCGCTCTCGCCGTCAACCCCGACATGCTCTTCCTCGACGAGCCCTTCGGCGCGCTCGACTCCATCACGCGCCTCATCATGCGCGGCGAGCTGCTCCGCATCTGGCAAGCCGAGCGCAAGACCATCATCTTCGTCACGCACGACATCGACGAGGCCGTCCAGCTCGCCGACCGCGTCGTCGTCCTGAACCAGCGCCCCGCCAGCATCCAGCAAATCGTCAACATCGACATCCCACACCCGCGCGATCTCAGCTCCCCACGTTACCTCGAACTCCGCGACGGTATCTTCCACCAGATAGGACTGGCCCACCACGTATGA
- a CDS encoding ABC transporter permease: protein MSALAEPKKWERYFWPLVATALFLAVWRYSVLWSHTRIFPSPYEVERGMVELIHQHVLWGDIIDSLRRVAIGFGAAVLLGVPIGLTLGWYPAADQVVNPAMQILRPISPIAWIPVAIILFGVGDDAAIFLIFLGAYFPIVVACINGVSNVPSMYRRAGRNFGLTPAQLLRKVIFPAALPQILIGLRIALGIAWLVVVAAEMIAVDSGLGYLIIDSRNSGKRYDLVVAAMLLIGIIGLILDLAFRRLERIKSVRWGFRNAS from the coding sequence ATGAGCGCACTCGCCGAACCCAAAAAATGGGAACGCTACTTCTGGCCGCTCGTCGCCACCGCGCTCTTCCTTGCGGTCTGGCGATACTCCGTCCTCTGGTCGCATACGCGCATCTTCCCATCGCCATATGAAGTCGAACGCGGCATGGTCGAACTCATCCACCAGCACGTCCTCTGGGGAGACATCATCGACTCGCTTCGCCGCGTCGCCATCGGCTTCGGCGCAGCAGTCCTGCTCGGCGTGCCCATCGGACTCACCCTCGGCTGGTATCCCGCCGCCGACCAGGTCGTCAACCCGGCGATGCAGATCCTGCGCCCCATCAGCCCCATCGCCTGGATCCCCGTCGCCATCATCCTCTTCGGCGTCGGCGACGACGCAGCCATCTTCCTCATCTTCCTCGGCGCATACTTCCCCATCGTCGTTGCCTGCATCAACGGCGTCTCGAACGTCCCCTCCATGTACCGCCGCGCCGGCCGCAACTTCGGCCTCACACCCGCGCAGCTTCTCCGCAAAGTCATCTTCCCCGCCGCGCTCCCGCAAATACTCATCGGCCTGCGCATCGCGCTTGGCATCGCGTGGCTCGTCGTCGTCGCCGCCGAAATGATCGCCGTCGACTCTGGCCTCGGCTATCTCATCATCGACTCACGCAACTCCGGCAAGCGCTACGACCTCGTCGTCGCCGCCATGCTGCTCATCGGCATCATCGGCCTCATCCTCGACCTCGCCTTCCGCCGCCTCGAACGCATCAAGTCCGTCCGCTGGGGGTTCCGCAATGCCTCTTAG
- a CDS encoding ABC transporter substrate-binding protein: protein MPLSSKSLKKIILFSAAGWLILITAMHAWLNVNWAAVLNDYRPEAKRKIIVAYLPVTCQLTCPVTDYISKYSENGELFLPRMFQGFPEMKEALISNKVQAAFIVAPMAIALRAQGVPIKVVYLGHRYGSAMVVRKNGPIKTFADLKGRTVAIPSRFSDERLILFRAMKVWHMDPHSIKMVEMAPPDVSGALAAGAIDGFVMGEPFPSQAEMAGYGRILFQARDYWPDYMSCILVVRQDLIDKNPQAVQVLVDGIARSGLWLDKSKPNREDAADFVGRFYYNQKPALLRWALTKPMDRVTYSPLAPRKADFDMVRDLMIETGVLNKKIDFSDYTDTSFSDKANIETAWKYQAGSATAK from the coding sequence ATGCCTCTTAGCTCAAAGTCGCTCAAAAAGATCATCCTCTTCTCCGCCGCGGGCTGGCTCATCCTCATCACTGCAATGCACGCATGGCTCAACGTCAACTGGGCCGCCGTGCTCAACGACTATCGCCCCGAAGCCAAGCGCAAAATCATCGTCGCTTACCTCCCCGTCACCTGCCAGCTCACCTGCCCCGTCACTGACTACATCTCCAAATACTCCGAGAACGGCGAGCTCTTTCTCCCACGCATGTTCCAGGGCTTCCCCGAGATGAAAGAAGCGCTCATCTCGAACAAAGTACAAGCCGCCTTCATCGTCGCACCCATGGCCATCGCTCTCCGCGCGCAAGGCGTTCCCATCAAGGTCGTCTACCTCGGCCACCGCTATGGCTCTGCAATGGTCGTACGAAAAAATGGCCCCATCAAAACCTTCGCCGACCTCAAAGGCCGTACCGTCGCCATCCCCAGCCGCTTCTCCGACGAGCGCCTCATCCTCTTCCGCGCCATGAAGGTCTGGCACATGGACCCGCACAGTATCAAAATGGTCGAGATGGCCCCGCCCGACGTGTCGGGAGCACTCGCGGCGGGCGCCATCGACGGCTTCGTCATGGGCGAACCCTTCCCCTCGCAGGCCGAGATGGCCGGCTACGGACGCATCCTCTTCCAGGCCCGCGACTACTGGCCCGACTACATGTCCTGCATCCTCGTCGTCCGCCAGGACCTCATCGACAAAAATCCCCAGGCAGTACAAGTCCTCGTTGATGGCATCGCCCGCTCCGGCCTCTGGCTCGACAAAAGCAAGCCCAACCGCGAAGACGCCGCCGACTTCGTAGGCCGCTTCTACTACAACCAGAAGCCCGCGCTGCTCCGCTGGGCACTCACCAAGCCGATGGACCGCGTCACCTACAGCCCGCTCGCCCCGCGCAAGGCCGACTTCGACATGGTCCGCGACCTCATGATCGAAACCGGCGTCCTCAACAAGAAAATCGACTTCTCCGACTACACCGACACTAGCTTCTCCGACAAAGCCAACATCGAGACCGCCTGGAAATATCAGGCCGGTTCAGCCACAGCAAAGTAG